The following nucleotide sequence is from Pseudobdellovibrionaceae bacterium.
TCTCTCTTTTGACTCATATTAGAGCTTTGTGAAACTTGTCAGCTCCATGGTTACGTTGCCCATCGGGCCAGGAGCAATTTGTTTGATCATGCCTGCAATAGGAACGATGGATGGGTTGATCCATGCCTCTGAAGACTGGTTTTTATCCAAGTCCTTAATGCGGGCGTAAATGCAATCAAAGGTACCAGCAGGCACTGTAATGCGATCTTGCTTGGTCTCTTCGATTTCCGTGTTGCCAGGCTGAGGAGGATTCTGCTTTTGACCATTAACGATCAGCTGCAAAATCTGTCCTGTGTTTTTGTCGATTAGGGCTTCGATCTTCTGCTTGCCCATGAATCCGAGATCCATGTCCTGATCCAGCCAAAATCCATCGGCAACTTCTTCGCGAACACGCATAACAGCCGTGCCCTTAATGAAACCCATGTCGAGATTGTAGTTGGCAACCTCACCGATCTTCCAGGGAAGACCCATGATGCCGACTTCACCCATGATGGTGTCTTGCATCTCGCCAAGGTTAATGATTGGGGTATCGATTGTTTTGGCTTCCGCCTGCAGGCCAGCCATCAAAAGAGCGGCGGCCAAAATCCGTTTGAACATTCCTATCCTCCTTGAGTTAGTAGGAGTATCGAACCACAACTTTCATCCAGATTGCAAGGGGAAGACGTTGGGCTAAAAATCCAAATCCTAGACCTTTGTCTGGTCCAGTACGAACTATCGGGTCTAAGCAAATAAATTTCTTTTACCGATAAACAGGTTGCTACAAATAAGGAGACATCATGAGCCGGACTGCGCACGACGACATCGAAATTTTGGATTTTTCTCAAAACAAACCCCTTCAACTTATTCGCCAGGACCGTTACTACATCGAGGACGAGCCTTGTGAACTACTTGTTGATGGCAAGAGGCTCAAAGTACTGGATTTCTCCGCGTTCGGCATCGCAGTTGACTCCCCAGGTAAACTGCCCAGTGGGTTTGAACAACACGAAACGCAGTTGATCTTCGAGGGTGTCCAGGTTGCCACCCCCCACCTCAAGTTGGTTCGCCATGAAGTACGTGATTCGGGTGACTACAAATTGGCTTTTGAAGTTATTGGTGAACCCATACATGTGGAACGGGTCCAGGCGGTGCGCAGCTCCAGAGAAATCCTGAATGAACATGACCAGCGATTTCGCCAACTTGACGACCTTCCCGAAGAGGCCCGGGTCCTTATCTACCAACTCAAGGATTGGCTGGAGGAGCTGGGCGAACGAGTCAACGCCCTTGCCCAGGGGCGTGATCAGACCGACAGTCGGCGCACATTTGAGTTTGAGAATACTTTGATCCCTATCGTAGGAACTTACATTGGCCAGGAATTTCCAAAACACTATTCTCGCCTGGCGCAACCCTTAAGGGACCTGCCACCTGAGTCTCGTAAGCTGCTGGTGGAGCTCTTTCGCTCAAAGTTGTGCGACATCATTCACCAATCACCCTTTGCCAATCGGGTCTTTAAAAAGCCCCTCGGCTATGCCGGTGATTTTGAGATGATGAATCTCATCTATAAGTCAGAAAACATCGGCGAGTCTCTCTTTGCCCGCTGTCTTCAATATTACAGCGTCCGGGAGCCCGCAGCCCAGGCCGTGCGGAACCGGGCCGATTATTTGACCCATAAACTTTCATCCATTCTGGATACCCGCAAAGATGAGCCCCTTAAGTTCTTGTCTGTTGCCTGCGGGCCCGCTCGGGAGTGGTTTAACATTGTATCTGAAGTTCAACGATTCAACGATCGAAAGTTAAAGGTCGACCTGATTGACCAGGATAGCCGCGCCCTCAAGTACGCCCAGAGGCAAATGAAAGAAATGTCGGCCCACCATCCCAACGCTGTGGACTTTAGCTTTATCCACAAGGCCATCAAGAATGTGATCGCCCGGGGGGTTGAGGGACAATACGACGTCATCTATTGCGCCGGCCTTTTTGATTATCTCTCAGATCCTGTGGCCCAGTTGGCAGCAACACGCCTGTTTGCCTCACTCGCACCCGGTGGAACATTGATCATTGGCAATTTTAACGTCGCCAATCCCAATGAGGTTATCATGGACTTGGCTCTCGACTGGCATTTGATCTATCGCTCGGAGAAGGATTTAAACTCTTTGTTTGGCCATATCGGTGGGGCCCTGGAGATCGAATCGGAAAATTTGGACATTAATCTTTTTTGTGTGATCCGTAAGGAGTGACCAAAGCTGAATGACCTTAATTGACGACCTGCGGAGGCGGGAAAAATTAAGAGAACTAAAGGCCATCTTGGGGGTTATTACTCACAAGATGGTCATTCCGCTTTTTATGGCCTTTTGGCTTTGCGATCTACTTTATGTTCCGGAACTCAAGTGGGAGTTCTTGATAGCCCGTAGTTTGGTGATCCCCCTGAGTCTCCTCACCCGTTGGCGACTTCCAAAATTGCAGACTTTCGCGCCAGCTCAGTGGCTGGCCTTTTTCTATATTATGGGCCTCGGGGCCATCATTAACTTCATGATTATCCGTATTGGCGATTGGAGCACTCCTTACTATGCAGGACTCGGACTTGTCGCGATTGGCTCCCTGTCCTTCGTGCCCTGGAACTGGAAGTTTTTTTCCATGAGCTCCATGGCTATCTTTGGCCCTTATTACATCGGCGCCGCCATGAGCGAACCCTCACCAGAACAGATGCAGCAAATTGGCATCAATAGCTTTTTTATTGTCAGCTTTGTGGTGATCACCCTCTTCCTGCGTTACCTAACTGAGCAACTTCGCCACAAAGAACTAGAGAGCCGACAGAATCTGCGCCAGGAGATCATTTCACGGGGAAAAATCATTGAGGAAAAGACCGCCGAAGCCTTAAAGCTGTCTGAGCTCAGCCGCCAGTTTTCTCCCCAGGTCGTTGAAGCCATTCGGCAGAATCAGGTGACTCTGTCAGAAAAGGTTCATCGATCAAACATATGCGCCATTTTTATCGATATCGTCAATTCAACGGAGCGCGTGACCCGCATCGACAAGGACAGGGTGGACCGGGTGATTTCGCGCTTTATGCAGGACTCCGCCCGCGCCCTTCTTAAGTACGACATTACGATCGATAAATTCCTCGGTGATGGCCTGTTGGCCTTTTCCAATGACCCCGTGGCTTATGATGATTACATTGAGCGAGCCATCCGGGCATCAATGGAAATCCGCGAAAAATTTGCCCGCGATCAAGAGTTTTATGAGCGCAATTGGCTTAGGCCGCTGGAAGTCCGCGTCGGCATTGCATCGGGATTTGCCAACGTTGGCTTTTATGGCAACGAGAAGTACTACCACAGTTACACCGCCATCGGACCGGTCATCAATCTTGCGAGCCGCCTATGTAGCGCCGCCAAACCCAGCCAAATCCTCGTCCCCTATGATGTCGTCGACGCTCTAGAGGGATGCCCTGAATTCAGTTTTGATTTTGTCGGCAAAAGGACCCTCAAGGGTTTTGGTGACGATGTGATTCAAACCTTTGAAGTTCATTCCGCCAGCGAAAGCCATTTGTCGTCACTCGATGCGCTGGACTGCCCGTCGTGCAATCATGTCATGCACATCGATACTAACAATGACGGCATATTTGTATTTAAGTGTCGAAGCTGCGGTCACTCCATCGACAAGATGCCACCCTCAGCCTACACTAATGACTCAAAAAAAGCTGCTTAGGTGGGTGGGGGACTGACCAGCACCTGACGGGGCTTGCTGCCATTTGGCGGACCAACCACGCCTTCAGATTCAAATATTTCAATTAGCCGCGCCGCCCGTGGATAGCCAATACGAAACCGCCGCTGAATCAATGAGGCACTGACTTCCTTGAGGCCTGATACATAGCAAAGAATTTCGTCGTAACGCTCATCATATTCCATGTCGCCACCACCAAGACCTTCACCATTTAGCTCAAAGCCTCCGCCGGTTCCCTCAAGGATTTTCATCGCCAGGGGATCGAAGTCCGGCTCCCCCTGAATTGACCAGTGCTCGGTCAGGCTGGCAATTTCTTCTTCAGTCAAGTAGGCACCATGGTGGCGCTCTGGCTTGGCCACTCCGGGTGCCAAGAACAACATGTCTCCGCGAGTCAGAAGACGTTCGGCACCGCTTTCATCGAGAATAATCCGCGAGTCCATTTTACTTGCAACTTTGAAGCTCACGCGGCCGGGAATGTTTGTTTTAATCAAGCCGGTAACCACGTCTTTACGTGGACTCTGCATAGCCAAAATCAGATGAATTCCACAGGCGCGTGCCATTTGTGCTAGACGGACCACAGCGTTTTCCACATTGGCCTTGTCCACGGCCATCAAGTCACCAAATTCTTCCACCACGATGACAATGTAGGGTTGGGGGGTAAAATAATAGTCATCAAGCCGGGCCGCACCCTCAAGTTCAGCATGGTAATTTTCGTGTTCTTCAATATCGCCCTTGGGAAGTTTGCTGACGATCTCGTTAAAACCCTCAAGGCCACGGGCGCCAAACTTGGACATGGATCTATATCGCTTTTCCATTTCACGAATGGCCCACTTAAGCGCAACCACAGCCTTTTGCGGCTCCCGAATAGGTGGCATCAGAAGGTGAGGACAGTGACTAAAGGCCGCTAGATCCACCTGCTTCGGATCGACCAGTATCAAGCGAAGCGTTTTAGGCGAGTGTCTAAACAACAAACCCACAATAAGACTAACAACAAAGACAGACTTTCCTGACCCGGTTGAACCCGCCACCAACATATGGGGCATGCGTCGCAAATCCACCACCTTGGGCTCCCCATCAGCCTGTCTCCCCAGGGCGATCGGCAGCCTCATGTCCTCTTCCCAAAAATCTTCCTGGGTTAAAATGTCTTTCAGATATACTGTCTCTCGATGTTGGTTGGAAGTTTCGATCCCCACCACATCTCGACCGGGAATTGGAGCTATGATACGCACCGACTCACTGCTGAGGGCCAGGGACAGGTCATCTGCCAGGTCCGTAATCTTGCTGATTTTCACATCGGCTGCCGGCTTGAATTCGAACATAGTAATCGCTGGGCCTGGTTTGATCCCCACCACCGAACCGCGAACAGAAAACTGGGCCAGCTTGTCCACGAGAATCTTGGCCTTGGCCTTCACCTCTCTTTCATCTACCGATGATTCAGAAGATGGTGGGTCCTCCAAAAGCGAAACTTTTGGCAGCTCCCAATTTTCGATTCGTTCGACCTTCTTGATCCGTGCCTTCTTCTTGCCACCCGCTGCCGTGGATTTCTTTTTACGTACCAAAAACCCACTGAGTGTTGGCCCCGAATCTTCCTCCGGAGCCGCATCGAAGTCCCCATCTTCATCATAGGATTCCTCCTCATCGACGGAAAGAAAGCGTCCACCACTGTCAGGGGTTTCTCGTCCTCGCAGCGAAAACCTTGCCCCCCTCGGACCGCCTGCAGCTGCCGTTTGATAGGCATGAACCGGAATTTCTGCACTCTCTCGGGCCTGGGCCAGCTTGCTCTTAAACCACTCAAAGGCGCGGACAACCCAGCCTCCCTCACCGACCAAGTGGTCGGCTCCCCCCTTAGCAATCGCGATTGGTGAACGAAGAAGATCCGAAACTGTTCTCTCCGTGTAAAAGACCATAAGAACTGCCGCCGCCGTCCACAGGATGACTGCGACCCCAGCAAAATTGAATACCCTGACCAAACCTTTTGAGACGACAAGTCCCATCACCCCACCGGACGGAACCTGCTGGGCAAAGAGCCGCGCTTCAGGGAAGTAAAGAGCAATCAAAGAACAACTGGTAACAAAGAGCAGAAGCGCCCAGAGCCAACGAAGTTTACCACTATAGGACTCGCGACCAAGAAAACTCATTGCAGCCTTGCGAAATGCCGCGATCACCAGAATCCAGGATGAGATACCCAACAACTGATAGAGGATGTCTGCGAGAAACGAACCAAAGTACCCGCAGTAGTTTGCAACTTTAATGCTTCGACCAATGGAATTGAAGGAGGGGTCCGTTGGATGGTAGCTCATCAACGACAGAGCCAAAAATAGGCCCAGGGCCAACCAGATGAGGCCCACGATATCACGCCGAAACTTTCTGAATAGGTGATTCATTACAATAGCTTAAGCGACATATTTCAGAAGAGCCAGTCTGGATTTGACTTTTACTACAAAGAGTTTGATGAGTGGAGACACCTTCTGGGCCCGAACCCCGAGTCGCACTATTCTTTTGTCTAGCAAGATGACCAGGAAAGCCGTAATGGAGCAGATCAAAATCAATGAAATCTTTTACTCCATCCAGGGGGAGTCAAGCTGGGCCGGATTCCCCACTGTTTTTATCCGCACCTCTGGATGCCATTTGCGCTGCACTTATTGCGATACCAAATACGCGTACGAAAAAGGTGACATGATGAGCCTGGATGAGATTCTAAGCCAGGTTGCTCGTTTCAACTCCAGGTATGTGTGCATAACAGGTGGAGAGCCCCTGCTTCAAGACAATGCATATCCCCTTATGAAGACCTTATGCGACCAGAATTATCATGTTTCCCTCGAAACAAGTGGCGACATTGATTGTTCCAAGGTTGATCCGCGGGTTAAAAAAATCATTGATGTCAAAACGCCGGACAGTGGCGAACCAAATGCCTTCTCGACTGAAAATTTGAAATTCGCCGATGATGTCAATACGGAATTCAAATTTATCATTTGCTCCGCCGCCGATTTTGATTGGGCCGAGAACTTTGTCCGCGAACACGATTTAAATAAGAATTCAGCCGTTTTATACAGCCCATCATACGGAGATATTTCGGAAAAATGGCTTGCAAAAAAGATTCTTTCTGAAAACTCACCTGCGCGGTTGCAATTGCAATTACATAAGTATATTTGGAATCCGGACACACGGGGAGTATAAGCGGTCGCGTGGGTCTTAAGGTGGTTAATGGGGCTTTTTTGCAAGGGGGGTGAGATTCGCATGGCACCGAATCTCAATAATTCAAATCATCTATTTGTCGCCAATCTTCAATCCGTCAGCTTGGAAAAATTGGTCAAAAGCAAATTGGAAGTGTTTTTTGCCCAGCAGCGTGACGCACAAATTGAACTCAATGATTTCTACAAAATCTACCTAGAGCAGGTGGAAAAACCATTGTTGGAAGAGGCGCTGCGCGCCAACTCTGGTAATCAGGTTAAGACTGCCAAGATGCTCGGTATCAATCGCAACACTCTGAAGAAAAAGATTGATACCTACAGGATTCGGATTAGAAATATCAAACACGCAGAAGCATAGTCATGGGCACCAGCGGGTGCTTCCTCGACATTCAACTTTGATAAGACCCGCGCTCTTTGCGTCTTAGGAAATGTTTTTCCTGGACTACGTTCAGACCAATTTAGCAACTAAGATCGACACAGGTCTCCTGATGTCATG
It contains:
- a CDS encoding class I SAM-dependent methyltransferase, with the translated sequence MSRTAHDDIEILDFSQNKPLQLIRQDRYYIEDEPCELLVDGKRLKVLDFSAFGIAVDSPGKLPSGFEQHETQLIFEGVQVATPHLKLVRHEVRDSGDYKLAFEVIGEPIHVERVQAVRSSREILNEHDQRFRQLDDLPEEARVLIYQLKDWLEELGERVNALAQGRDQTDSRRTFEFENTLIPIVGTYIGQEFPKHYSRLAQPLRDLPPESRKLLVELFRSKLCDIIHQSPFANRVFKKPLGYAGDFEMMNLIYKSENIGESLFARCLQYYSVREPAAQAVRNRADYLTHKLSSILDTRKDEPLKFLSVACGPAREWFNIVSEVQRFNDRKLKVDLIDQDSRALKYAQRQMKEMSAHHPNAVDFSFIHKAIKNVIARGVEGQYDVIYCAGLFDYLSDPVAQLAATRLFASLAPGGTLIIGNFNVANPNEVIMDLALDWHLIYRSEKDLNSLFGHIGGALEIESENLDINLFCVIRKE
- a CDS encoding site-specific DNA inversion stimulation factor: MAPNLNNSNHLFVANLQSVSLEKLVKSKLEVFFAQQRDAQIELNDFYKIYLEQVEKPLLEEALRANSGNQVKTAKMLGINRNTLKKKIDTYRIRIRNIKHAEA
- a CDS encoding DNA translocase FtsK 4TM domain-containing protein — its product is MNHLFRKFRRDIVGLIWLALGLFLALSLMSYHPTDPSFNSIGRSIKVANYCGYFGSFLADILYQLLGISSWILVIAAFRKAAMSFLGRESYSGKLRWLWALLLFVTSCSLIALYFPEARLFAQQVPSGGVMGLVVSKGLVRVFNFAGVAVILWTAAAVLMVFYTERTVSDLLRSPIAIAKGGADHLVGEGGWVVRAFEWFKSKLAQARESAEIPVHAYQTAAAGGPRGARFSLRGRETPDSGGRFLSVDEEESYDEDGDFDAAPEEDSGPTLSGFLVRKKKSTAAGGKKKARIKKVERIENWELPKVSLLEDPPSSESSVDEREVKAKAKILVDKLAQFSVRGSVVGIKPGPAITMFEFKPAADVKISKITDLADDLSLALSSESVRIIAPIPGRDVVGIETSNQHRETVYLKDILTQEDFWEEDMRLPIALGRQADGEPKVVDLRRMPHMLVAGSTGSGKSVFVVSLIVGLLFRHSPKTLRLILVDPKQVDLAAFSHCPHLLMPPIREPQKAVVALKWAIREMEKRYRSMSKFGARGLEGFNEIVSKLPKGDIEEHENYHAELEGAARLDDYYFTPQPYIVIVVEEFGDLMAVDKANVENAVVRLAQMARACGIHLILAMQSPRKDVVTGLIKTNIPGRVSFKVASKMDSRIILDESGAERLLTRGDMLFLAPGVAKPERHHGAYLTEEEIASLTEHWSIQGEPDFDPLAMKILEGTGGGFELNGEGLGGGDMEYDERYDEILCYVSGLKEVSASLIQRRFRIGYPRAARLIEIFESEGVVGPPNGSKPRQVLVSPPPT
- a CDS encoding radical SAM protein; this encodes MTRKAVMEQIKINEIFYSIQGESSWAGFPTVFIRTSGCHLRCTYCDTKYAYEKGDMMSLDEILSQVARFNSRYVCITGGEPLLQDNAYPLMKTLCDQNYHVSLETSGDIDCSKVDPRVKKIIDVKTPDSGEPNAFSTENLKFADDVNTEFKFIICSAADFDWAENFVREHDLNKNSAVLYSPSYGDISEKWLAKKILSENSPARLQLQLHKYIWNPDTRGV
- a CDS encoding adenylate/guanylate cyclase domain-containing protein, with translation MTLIDDLRRREKLRELKAILGVITHKMVIPLFMAFWLCDLLYVPELKWEFLIARSLVIPLSLLTRWRLPKLQTFAPAQWLAFFYIMGLGAIINFMIIRIGDWSTPYYAGLGLVAIGSLSFVPWNWKFFSMSSMAIFGPYYIGAAMSEPSPEQMQQIGINSFFIVSFVVITLFLRYLTEQLRHKELESRQNLRQEIISRGKIIEEKTAEALKLSELSRQFSPQVVEAIRQNQVTLSEKVHRSNICAIFIDIVNSTERVTRIDKDRVDRVISRFMQDSARALLKYDITIDKFLGDGLLAFSNDPVAYDDYIERAIRASMEIREKFARDQEFYERNWLRPLEVRVGIASGFANVGFYGNEKYYHSYTAIGPVINLASRLCSAAKPSQILVPYDVVDALEGCPEFSFDFVGKRTLKGFGDDVIQTFEVHSASESHLSSLDALDCPSCNHVMHIDTNNDGIFVFKCRSCGHSIDKMPPSAYTNDSKKAA